A segment of the Terriglobia bacterium genome:
CCGGGCATGTTGAGCGAGCACGCGCCGGAACCGTCCACCTCATGGATGAAGTCAATGCAATAGTTGTCGTCGGTGGCCGGCTCAATCACCACCGCGCCCGCGCCGTCGCCAAAGATCACGCAGGTTGCGCGGTCGGTATAATCAATGATGGAGGACATCACGTCCGCGCCAATCACCAGAACCCGCTTATGCGCGCCGCTTTCCACAAACTTGATTCCGGTTTGCAGCGCGTACACGAACCCGGAACAGGCCGCGGAAATATCAAAACCCCAGGCGCCTTTGGCGCCCAGGCGGTCCTGCACCAGGCAAGCGGTGGCGGGGAAGAGCATGTCCGGCGTGACCGTGCCGATGAAAATGGCTTCAATTTCGCTGGCGGACATGCCTCGTTCAGCCAGGGCCTTGCGGGCGGCTTCCGTCGCCAGATGCGACGTGGCCACGCCTTTGTCCACAATGTGACGTTGCTTGATGCCGGTGCGCTCTTCAATCCACTGGCTGTTGGTGTCTACCATTTTTTCCAGGTCGGCGTTGGTCAACAATCGCGGAGGTACGTACGTTCCCAGGGCCGAGATTTTTGCGCGCACAAGGTTTCCCAATAGAGTTCTCCGGAGCGATGGAAATGAAACAGTTATTGTAAGCGGTTTAGGAAGCAAACGGTAGAAAGTTCAGGCGCCGAAGGCTTTCAGCCGCGCCTGTTTCATTCGGACCGAGCCAAGAGTCTCATTGCCGTCCCTATGATTCCGTTTAAGTACTGTGGCTAGCGACACTTTGCTTCTTTGACGGTGGTGCTCACCCAGGCTACTTGATCCGACTTCGCATAAAAAGATAGCCAATAAGGCCGGACAACCACCACTGTGATGACGGTTTTGCTTGCTGGTTTCCATCGGTAAACGTGCCGTGCTGGACTTTTTCTAACCTCGCGCAACACAGGAGTCTCATTCGAATAGAGCGATTTCAGCGATTCCATTGCGACACGTTGAGTATCGGTGAATGCCCAGGCGCGCTCTCCGCCGTCAGCCAGCTTTTGTTCAGCGATAACCTGCTTTGCAGGTTCGGTGTCAAAGCTACTGATGGAGATATGCCTTGCGTATCTGAGACTTTGAGACTTGCATCCCTCATTCTCATACCACCCAGACTCCGCCGAATAATCCAAATCGGATCTGGTATGTGGGGCAAACGCTTCCACGCGTTGAATGGCGAACAGACTGCAGCAACCCATGTGTCCGTAGCCTCGCAACGACTCGCCAGCCTCACCTTTTCCCGCAAAAAATGTGCCCGTCAAAGTAACCCTTACCGTAGTGTCACGTTCGCGTTTCAGTAACTCGGTAAACTGCTGGAATACCTGATCCCTCAGCAGCGGAATCTTGACTCCCTCAACGGTCAGCGTGTCCGAACGCGTATCCCGTCCGCCTTCACCTGGACAGCAGTACATTGTGCCCGATTCGACCGTACCTCCATACATGAGCCACAGCCAAAACCTAGTAGGCGTCGCAGGACAGTTCGGATCAGACAGAGCGAAGTCTTCAAATCCGTGCGTCACAAACCCAGACAATCGAATCAGTTGACGGTTGTAGGCGGCCGGGTCTTTTGCCAATTCGCAAAATGTTACCGTTCGCGGCTCTTGAGTAGCATCTGCAGAAGGTTGGGCAGACTGAGCAGACATTCCCGCTACGCCCATGAGCATTGCGAGCAACAGCTTTAAACTCAATTGCATAATCACTCTATATCTGAAACGAATCTGCGTTTTTATGAGGCTAGCCGCGAGGCCGGCTTGCGCGCCGAGCGGCCTGCATCAAGCGCAGAAGACCCTCAGCAAGTTGAACCCACGTTGGCGGTTTGCCGCGCAGCGGCAAAAAAGGATGTCCCGCAGCACACGCACTAGCCCGTTACCGTTGCTTCCTTCCGGACCTGGCGGGGTTGGCGGGATTACGTCGCGCGGGACCTATTGATTCTAGCACCTTCGCCACCTACCTCCGTTCGGCCGGCGCGCGCTTTCCGCTTTGCTCCCGCCGCGAATTCAAGCAGAATAACAGTGTGTCTTCCACTCCAGCAGCGCCGTCCTCTGCCGCGGTAGTCCCCAACCGCTTCGGCAGTGCCGACCGGTTCTTCCAGTGGTCGCTCTACCTGCTGCTGGCCACCGGGTTTGTGGCCCTCATGGGTACCAGCAAGCTGGACGCGCCCTCCCTGGCCCTGGTGATTCCGGCCCTGCTGTTTCGCGGCTACCTGCTGCTGATGCGGAAGTCGTTCAACATTTCCGAACGCTGGACCAGTTATCTGACTCTGGCCTATTTCGTTTTTTACGTCGCGGACTATTTCTACTTCTCCCAAAGTTTCGTGAACGCCACCGTGCACATGGTGCTGTTCAGCATGGTGATCAAGATCTTTTCCGTGCGCCGTGACCGTGATCTGATCTACCTGGCGATTCTGTCGTTCATGATGGTCTTGGCGGCCGCCGTGCTCACCGTGGACACGCTCTTCCTGCTGACGTTTTCCCTGTTCATCGTGGTGGCCATTGCCACGTTCGTCAGCCTGGAGATGCGCCGCTCAGAGGTTGAGGGCGTGGCGGCCGGGGTGCCTCCGCAACAGGATGGCCGTTTCCATCGCTCACTCGCCGGCGGCGCGGCGCTCCTGGGGCTGCTCACGCTGGGCGGCGCTGGATTGATCTTCCTTATCTTGCCCCGCGTCAGCTCCGCCGGATACCTGCATACCTTCACCAGCGAAGGCAGCATTGTCAGCGGCTTCAGCCAGGACGTTCGCCTGGGCGGCATCGGCACCATCCAGCAGTCCGCCGCGGTGGTGATGCACGTGCAAGTCACCTACGGCAAACTTCCGGCGGACGTGAAATGGCGCGGCACGGCCCTGGCTAATTTTGACGGACAGCGCTGGTGGAACGCCGCCGAGATCCCCGCCTACCGCGGCTTGAACAATGCTCCGCTGGACATTTCCCGCGTCGCCCCGGGAGCGTTTTACTCCGGAGCGGTCAGGCCGTCTCCGGTGCCGACGTTCCGCTATCGCGTGGTGATGGAGCCCATGGGGCTCAACTTGTTTTTCCTGGCCCCGGTGCCGACCAAGATCAGCGGCGACTACCGCGTAGTCGGCATCCTCTCGAACGGGACGGTCGCCGTGGGCCCGCCGGCCCCTGACGTACTGGTTAGCGCGGAACCGGAGACGGTGCAGACCATCGGCATCTACTCCGCGGAAGCCGACGCGCGCGATCCCCTGCCTTTCGTGCGCAATTCGGTGTCCAACGTCTATCCCGCGGCCATCGCCAACAGTTACCGCCAGTTGCCTTCGCGCCTGGACCCTCGCATTCCCGATCTGGCGCGCCAGGTCACCGCGGACGCTGATTCGAACTACGCTCGCGCCCGGGCCATCCAGGCTTACCTCAAGACCAATTATTCATACACGCTGGAGTTGCCGGGAGTGAACGCCCCAGATCAACTGGCGTACTTCCTTTTTGACCGCAAGAAAGGCCACTGCGAGTACTTTGCCACCTCCATGGCCATCATGCTGCGCACGCTGGGCATTCCCACGCGCGTGGTCAACGGCTTCCGCGGCGGAGAATACAACGACTTGATCGGCAGTTACATCGTCCGCGAGCAGGACGCGCATTCCTGGGTGGAAGTTTACTTCCCCGAATTCGGCTGGGTAACGTTCGACCCCACGCCTTCGCGTCCGGCGACGGCCCGGGTT
Coding sequences within it:
- a CDS encoding ketoacyl-ACP synthase III, with amino-acid sequence MGNLVRAKISALGTYVPPRLLTNADLEKMVDTNSQWIEERTGIKQRHIVDKGVATSHLATEAARKALAERGMSASEIEAIFIGTVTPDMLFPATACLVQDRLGAKGAWGFDISAACSGFVYALQTGIKFVESGAHKRVLVIGADVMSSIIDYTDRATCVIFGDGAGAVVIEPATDDNYCIDFIHEVDGSGACSLNMPGGGSLNPATCETVQKKMHFVHQDGQAVFKYAVRKMAESSAALLERNGFTAADLGLFVPHQANRRIIMSAADRMGLKEDKIIINIGEYGNTTAGTIPLALESARQQGRLKKGDLVLVAAVGAGFTVGATLFRWAC
- a CDS encoding DUF3488 and transglutaminase-like domain-containing protein, producing MSSTPAAPSSAAVVPNRFGSADRFFQWSLYLLLATGFVALMGTSKLDAPSLALVIPALLFRGYLLLMRKSFNISERWTSYLTLAYFVFYVADYFYFSQSFVNATVHMVLFSMVIKIFSVRRDRDLIYLAILSFMMVLAAAVLTVDTLFLLTFSLFIVVAIATFVSLEMRRSEVEGVAAGVPPQQDGRFHRSLAGGAALLGLLTLGGAGLIFLILPRVSSAGYLHTFTSEGSIVSGFSQDVRLGGIGTIQQSAAVVMHVQVTYGKLPADVKWRGTALANFDGQRWWNAAEIPAYRGLNNAPLDISRVAPGAFYSGAVRPSPVPTFRYRVVMEPMGLNLFFLAPVPTKISGDYRVVGILSNGTVAVGPPAPDVLVSAEPETVQTIGIYSAEADARDPLPFVRNSVSNVYPAAIANSYRQLPSRLDPRIPDLARQVTADADSNYARARAIQAYLKTNYSYTLELPGVNAPDQLAYFLFDRKKGHCEYFATSMAIMLRTLGIPTRVVNGFRGGEYNDLIGSYIVREQDAHSWVEVYFPEFGWVTFDPTPSRPATARVDRWARLGLYADAMREMWREWVVNYDFSHQMKLSSELSATTGKAQSSFRVWLWRKYRTMVRAVAGWQRRLEAMTPGEMAFWCVLLALALAMPFSPLLWRMFQRRRSLRNPQRAPRTSASFWYLRLLKKLSRRGLHKEPAQTAEEFAATIPDPALRENVVVFTAHYERARFDESVDDAVKLPELYEVIAAKK